A region from the Trueperaceae bacterium genome encodes:
- a CDS encoding COX15/CtaA family protein — protein MKGPSTALLAWSALVGNAIVILQGAVVRGTGSGAGCGSHWPTCNGTVVPVDPSLSTLIEFSHRLLSAAVLVLGAWLLVKALRARKERPGLAAYASLAFGFLVLEALIGAATVLLGMTGENASVARGVWVASHLVNSLLLIGALAGTVVYARRDAPAYPLRLGAQANLTVALTVGLGVMLLVMFTGGIAAMGNTIFPSESLAAGLRADFDPGSHLLIRLRVLHPLIAIGAGTYLFVSLGLAWWLKPVPAARRTAQALLIVYLVQLVIGVANLAFLAPLAVQLLHLSVAVAAYALLAATSIQILGGRPVPTAVPRGAAMGSIEG, from the coding sequence GTGAAGGGTCCATCCACAGCGCTGCTGGCCTGGTCGGCGCTCGTAGGCAACGCCATCGTCATCCTGCAGGGCGCCGTCGTCCGCGGCACCGGCTCGGGGGCCGGCTGTGGGAGCCACTGGCCCACGTGCAACGGCACCGTCGTGCCCGTCGACCCGTCGCTCTCCACCCTCATCGAGTTCAGCCACCGCCTGCTCTCGGCCGCCGTCCTCGTGCTCGGGGCGTGGCTGCTCGTGAAGGCGCTTCGCGCCCGCAAGGAGCGGCCAGGTCTGGCGGCCTACGCGTCGCTCGCCTTCGGCTTCCTCGTGCTCGAGGCCCTCATCGGCGCCGCTACCGTCCTCCTCGGGATGACGGGCGAGAACGCCAGCGTGGCGCGCGGCGTATGGGTGGCCTCCCACCTCGTCAACTCGCTGCTCCTCATCGGCGCGCTCGCCGGGACGGTCGTCTACGCGCGGCGCGACGCCCCCGCCTACCCCTTGCGCCTCGGCGCACAAGCGAACCTGACGGTCGCGTTGACCGTCGGGCTCGGCGTCATGCTCCTCGTCATGTTCACCGGGGGCATCGCCGCCATGGGCAACACCATCTTCCCCTCCGAGTCGTTGGCGGCCGGCCTGCGCGCCGACTTCGACCCCGGTTCCCACCTGCTCATCCGCCTACGGGTGCTGCACCCCCTCATCGCCATCGGTGCCGGCACGTACCTGTTCGTGTCGCTGGGGCTGGCCTGGTGGCTCAAGCCCGTGCCGGCGGCTCGGCGCACGGCGCAGGCGCTGCTGATCGTCTACCTGGTCCAACTCGTGATCGGCGTGGCCAACCTCGCCTTCCTCGCGCCGCTGGCGGTGCAACTGCTTCACCTGAGCGTGGCCGTGGCGGCCTATGCCCTCCTGGCCGCCACGAGCATCCAGATCCTCGGCGGGCGACCGGTGCCTACGGCAGTGCCGCGGGGCGCCGCGATGGGGAGCATCGAAGGATGA
- a CDS encoding heme o synthase has translation MTNAQEHPKATIRDYWILTKPKVISLLLLTAVGAMFIAAGGMPNWLALLGMLIGGFMSAGAAGVYNMVYDADIDVNMKRTAKRPMVKGSVTPRNALIFAVALTLLSFAVIALTSNVLAALLSWAGIAFYVLIYTMWLKRSTWQNIVIGGAAGAIPPLVGWAAVTNDLSLLAWILFAVVFAWTPVHFWALALMVKKDYANVGVPMAPAVIGDRATVMQMVFYTFLTIVLTVLPFFLHQFSLAYFLAALVLNLVLVMRMARVFMVVRAGGTVDRVTALPLYLYSMSYLALLFVVMALDRAIF, from the coding sequence ATGACGAACGCTCAGGAACACCCGAAGGCGACGATCCGCGACTACTGGATCCTCACCAAGCCGAAGGTCATCTCGCTCCTGCTGCTCACGGCCGTCGGCGCCATGTTCATCGCGGCGGGCGGCATGCCGAACTGGCTGGCGCTCCTCGGCATGCTCATCGGCGGCTTCATGTCCGCCGGCGCCGCCGGCGTCTACAACATGGTCTACGACGCCGACATCGACGTGAACATGAAGCGCACGGCCAAGCGACCGATGGTCAAGGGCTCCGTCACGCCCCGCAACGCGCTGATCTTCGCCGTCGCGCTGACCCTCCTGTCCTTCGCGGTCATCGCCCTGACGAGCAACGTGCTCGCCGCGCTGCTCTCCTGGGCGGGCATCGCCTTCTACGTCCTCATCTACACGATGTGGCTGAAGCGCAGCACATGGCAGAACATCGTCATCGGCGGCGCCGCCGGCGCCATCCCGCCGCTCGTCGGCTGGGCGGCCGTCACGAACGACTTGAGCCTCCTCGCCTGGATCCTCTTCGCGGTCGTGTTCGCCTGGACGCCCGTGCACTTCTGGGCGCTGGCGCTCATGGTCAAGAAGGACTACGCCAACGTCGGCGTGCCCATGGCGCCGGCCGTGATCGGCGACAGGGCCACGGTCATGCAGATGGTCTTCTACACTTTCCTGACCATCGTGCTGACCGTGCTGCCGTTCTTCTTGCACCAGTTCAGCCTCGCCTACTTCCTCGCCGCGCTCGTCCTCAACCTCGTCCTGGTCATGCGCATGGCGCGCGTCTTCATGGTCGTGCGGGCGGGCGGCACGGTCGACCGGGTCACGGCGCTGCCCCTCTACCTGTACTCCATGAGCTACCTGGCGCTGCTCTTCGTCGTGATGGCGCTCGACCGCGCCATCTTCTAG
- a CDS encoding SURF1 family protein: protein MSSKPVLLRGRWLAGHVLALVMIGLFVNFGFWQLRRLDQRKARNAVIESRIHLPPRPLADVLVPGAEVPEYTAVTAVGTFDPEHEVLLRGRSLDGRPGFNLLTPLVLDDSDGERSGSAVLVERGWVPYDRDSVPVTDALPPVGSVSVTGELRAPQTPPTGPLAAIAAHDPPEGALVQSFYVDVARLAPQMPYPLVDAYVVLRQQAPANPQRLPEPLPPIEMGEGPHLGYALQWFGMALVGAVGYVFLLRSTARQKARA from the coding sequence ATGAGCTCCAAGCCGGTACTCCTGCGCGGCCGCTGGCTGGCCGGCCATGTGCTCGCGCTCGTGATGATCGGCCTGTTCGTCAACTTCGGCTTCTGGCAGCTCCGGCGCCTCGACCAGCGCAAAGCCAGGAACGCCGTCATCGAGTCGCGCATCCACCTTCCACCCCGGCCCCTCGCCGACGTGCTGGTGCCCGGTGCCGAGGTGCCGGAGTACACGGCGGTCACGGCGGTCGGCACGTTCGATCCGGAGCACGAGGTGCTCCTGCGCGGGCGCTCGCTCGACGGGCGACCGGGTTTCAACCTGCTCACGCCGCTCGTGCTCGACGACTCCGACGGCGAGCGTAGCGGGAGCGCCGTGCTCGTCGAGCGTGGCTGGGTGCCTTACGACCGCGACTCGGTGCCCGTCACCGACGCCCTGCCGCCCGTAGGCAGCGTGAGCGTGACGGGTGAGCTCAGGGCGCCGCAGACGCCCCCGACGGGGCCGCTGGCCGCCATCGCCGCCCACGATCCGCCCGAGGGCGCCCTGGTGCAGAGCTTCTACGTGGACGTCGCGCGGCTGGCGCCGCAGATGCCCTACCCGCTCGTCGACGCCTACGTAGTGCTGCGGCAGCAGGCGCCCGCGAACCCGCAGCGGCTCCCCGAGCCGCTCCCGCCCATCGAGATGGGCGAGGGGCCGCACCTGGGCTACGCGCTGCAATGGTTCGGCATGGCGCTCGTCGGCGCCGTCGGCTACGTGTTCCTGCTCCGCTCCACGGCGCGCCAGAAGGCTCGAGCCTAG
- the tal gene encoding transaldolase, with protein sequence MNPLLRLRQFGQTVYLDEFRRSWLTNGTLQAMIDADGLAGVTSNPAIFQKAIVESHDYDDAIAELARAGKTPYATYEELTVADIRAAADLFRPMYDASNGVDGFVSLEVSPHLANDEEGTVAEALHLWRRLDRPNVFIKVPATDAGVPAIRRLIAEGVNVNVTLLFSLERYRQVAEAYLAGLEERLAAGLGVNVESVASFFLSRIDVMIDPRLDELARQPVPQAHAARQLRGTAAVASAKGAYVIYEGLFGAANERFARLRAAGARPQRLLWASTSTKDPNYPDLKYVEPLVGPDTINTLPLATLEAYRDHGDPASRIGDGGADARAMLQALSGVGIDLDAVTAKLEEEGVVKFVKAFDDIMTALAGALAGR encoded by the coding sequence ATGAACCCACTACTGCGCTTGAGGCAGTTCGGACAGACGGTCTACCTTGACGAGTTCCGCCGCTCGTGGCTCACGAACGGCACGCTCCAAGCGATGATCGACGCTGACGGGCTCGCGGGGGTCACCTCCAACCCCGCCATCTTCCAGAAGGCCATCGTCGAGAGCCACGACTACGACGACGCCATCGCCGAGCTCGCGCGCGCAGGCAAGACGCCGTACGCGACCTACGAGGAGCTGACCGTCGCGGACATCCGCGCCGCCGCCGACCTCTTCCGCCCCATGTACGACGCCTCGAACGGGGTCGACGGCTTCGTCTCCCTCGAGGTCTCTCCGCACCTCGCCAACGACGAGGAAGGCACCGTCGCCGAGGCCCTGCACTTGTGGCGGCGGCTGGACCGGCCCAACGTGTTCATCAAGGTGCCCGCCACCGACGCGGGGGTGCCGGCGATCAGGCGCCTCATCGCGGAGGGCGTCAACGTCAACGTCACGCTCCTCTTCTCCCTCGAGCGCTACCGCCAGGTGGCGGAGGCCTACCTCGCGGGCTTGGAGGAGCGCCTGGCTGCCGGCCTGGGCGTTAACGTCGAGTCGGTCGCGAGCTTCTTCCTGAGCCGCATCGACGTGATGATCGATCCGCGGCTCGACGAGCTCGCCAGGCAGCCCGTGCCGCAGGCCCACGCCGCGCGGCAGCTGCGCGGCACGGCCGCGGTGGCGAGCGCGAAGGGCGCCTACGTCATCTACGAGGGGCTCTTCGGCGCGGCGAACGAGCGCTTCGCCCGCCTGCGCGCGGCCGGCGCGCGGCCGCAGCGGCTGCTGTGGGCCTCGACCAGCACGAAGGACCCCAACTACCCGGACCTCAAGTACGTCGAGCCCCTCGTGGGGCCGGACACCATCAACACGCTGCCGCTCGCCACGCTCGAGGCCTACCGCGACCATGGCGACCCGGCCTCGCGCATCGGGGACGGCGGCGCGGACGCCCGGGCCATGTTGCAGGCCCTCTCGGGCGTCGGCATCGACCTGGACGCCGTGACAGCCAAGCTCGAGGAGGAGGGCGTCGTCAAGTTCGTCAAGGCGTTCGACGACATCATGACGGCGCTGGCAGGGGCGCTCGCCGGGCGCTGA
- a CDS encoding Rieske 2Fe-2S domain-containing protein → MPQPLSRRELIKWLWRVPVLAALLGGGYGVYEAINVHFLKRDPVSEPEFDRLPDVAVGTVAAFANVWDEVPFELPSGGPNGGPAPALAVRLPGPVAGGLTVDSGVGAPSAHLAAFSRICTHQHCIVVLNRDVDAIDFGFNYATDGPKLTCPCHLSVFDPMRGGRAVSGPAVLPLPRVRLELHGAAVVATGIERA, encoded by the coding sequence GTGCCGCAGCCGCTCTCCAGGCGCGAGCTGATCAAGTGGCTGTGGCGCGTGCCCGTGCTCGCTGCGCTCCTCGGCGGCGGCTACGGCGTCTACGAGGCCATCAACGTCCACTTCCTGAAGCGCGACCCGGTCTCCGAGCCGGAGTTCGACCGGCTTCCCGACGTCGCGGTCGGCACCGTGGCTGCGTTCGCGAACGTGTGGGACGAGGTCCCCTTCGAGCTGCCCTCCGGCGGGCCGAACGGCGGGCCCGCGCCGGCGTTGGCAGTGCGCCTGCCCGGCCCGGTCGCCGGCGGCCTGACCGTCGACAGCGGCGTGGGAGCGCCCAGCGCCCACCTGGCGGCCTTCAGTCGCATCTGCACGCACCAGCACTGCATCGTGGTCCTCAACCGCGACGTCGACGCCATCGACTTCGGTTTCAACTACGCGACGGACGGTCCGAAACTCACCTGCCCATGCCACCTGAGCGTGTTCGATCCCATGCGCGGCGGTCGCGCGGTGAGCGGCCCCGCCGTCCTGCCGCTGCCGCGGGTACGGCTCGAGCTGCACGGCGCCGCCGTGGTGGCTACGGGCATCGAGCGGGCTTGA